The sequence GCTGCAGGCAGTTCCGCCAACCGTCTCTGCTCCCGGGCCGCCCGCTCGACCTCTTGCCCTTCCAGGAAGTCAGGCCGCCAGGGCTCGATCCGGCCCCCGTGGATGAACTTCAGAATCTCGCCGATATAGTGATGTTCGCTGGGCGGACACCACCAGTTGTCTCTGAAGTTGTCGATACGGGCGAGGGGACGGCGGCGCATGATGCCTGAGCCGATTTCGGTGGAGAGTCCGGGGAAGCGGGCCAGCAGGTACCAGGCGGCGAAGTCCTGCCGCTCGCCCTCCGCTTCCAGGAAGCCCCTGAGTTCGCTGTCGAGTTGGGGACGCAGCGGAAGAAGCGCCTTGGCGGCATGGAGGGCGATCTTCCGCTGCTCAAGCAGAATGGCGCGCACCAGGACGGCTTGCAGCAGTTCCTGCTTGAGGTGGCGTTGCCAGGGATGCTCGAGAGCCACCCGCAGCAGGGTTTGAAGGGAAAGCTGATGGCCCAGCACCCAGGTGGCGTCGCGGTCGAAGTAGTTGCGGCGGTTGGCGATGAAGCGCTTGAACTCGTCGCCCTCGAAAAGCTCTCCGGCCTCAGGCCTGTCCACGGGTTTCTCTTGACCGTGAAGATCCCGCGCCAGGGCCACCGGGCGGCGCGCGGCGTCCTCGAGGAAGTCCCTCAAAGTGGGAGCCCGCAGAGCCCGCAAGGCCCGCATGGCGTTCAGCGACGAGGGAGGAAAGAGGTGGGGATGGCTGGAGATAGCTGCGTCCACCGCGCGGCGGGCCTCGCCGGGCCGCCCGGCGAGGTCGAGCAGGCGGCTGCGATAGAAGGTAACGCTGGCATAAGCGGGCGAAGCGGGCTCGACCTGCGCCGCCTGACGCAGCAGATCAGGCAGCCGCTCATCCTGATAGGAGATCTCCATCAGCGCCGCCACCGTCCAGGCCGGGGAAGGATTCTTGACCCACTCATCGACGGCGCTGACCTGCCTGGACCGGTTGAAGGAATGGACCCAGAGGAGCAAGTCTCCGCCCTCTGGCTGGGGCGGCTTTTGTATGGCCAGCATGTGGAGTTCATAAAGGTCCACGACTTGCCAGCGCTCTTCGCTTTCCCTCATCAGACGCTTCTCGATTCGGCGGGCCAGGTCGGCCGGTCTGAGGCGCAAGAGGACGAAGTGCAGCGATCCCCGGGCCGCATCGTGGATGGATTCTTGGGAGGAGTCGTTCAGGATGTCCAACAGCCGCCTTTCGGCGTCCTGCAAAGAGGCGGTGTAGGGCCCCGTCAGAGTTCCCATCCGTATCGAGCAGCGCGCGGCCAGATAGGGGGCGATGGGTTGCCAGGGGGACCCCGGCGTGGCGGCGATCGCTTCGAAGAGACGCTGGGCCTGCTCGTATTCCTGGCTGTAGAAGTGGGCCGCCGCCTGCTGGTAGAGTCGGTCGTGGCGGATGATCTCGGGCAGGTCGGGGTCGGCGGAGGGTGGAATGGCCCGTCCGCCGGAACAATTGCTGAAGACGACGGTCTGGGCGTCCAGCCAGGACTGGACCGCTCGGCTGGTGGCGCCGAAATGGGACACCCGTTGGCTAAGGGTGGATCGGGCGGTATCGAAGGCGTCCCGATGGCAGTTCAGGTAGTGGCTCCAGCCCTCCCAAGGCCGGCGGTGGACGACGATGGAGGAAAGTTGGCTCCGCCCGGTCAGTTGGCGGACGGTGCGGAGCCACCGCTGGCCGGCCTGGAATGCTGAAACCGGCTCTTGCGGTTTTCGCTCCTGCCAATAGAGCTTCATTTGCTCGAATTCCCACCCCTCCAGGGGCTTGCCCAGCAGAGCGCGATAGGCGACGAAGAGATGTCCCGGCGAAAAATCCTCGAGCAGGATCCCAAGGTTGCCCTGGGCATACTTCTGCAGCGGGTAGTCGGGATGCCTGCTGAAGCTGAATAGGATGTAAGGGGGCGCCGGTCCGCAGGCCCAGAGCAAGCCGGCAGTCAGGCCGCTTGCCGCCGCCAGGCCAGCCAGCAAAGCGGCTAATCGAAATCTCAACAGCGAGGGAATGAACTTCATGGCCGCACTCTCGCGAGAAACGTGTTTAAAGAGGCTTTGCCCCAGGCCTCGGGGTGGAACAGGTAGAGGCGGCGCCCGGGGCGCAACCGCGGGGCCGTATCACGGCTGTAGAGTCCGTAGCTGCCGCGGGCGGACGGAGGCCTGAAATCCCGTCCGCTGTCGAGGAAACTGCGTACTCGCGGCCCGTCCGCTCCCATATGGAAGAGCATGGGGACGGCTTCATCCACCGGGAGTCCCCCGAGCCAGCCGTCGTAGAGGCACCAGGAGGCCAAGGCCGTCATGGAAAGCGGCCATTGGGCAGGGATTTCCCGGCGCAAGTCTTGCAGCAGCGCACGGTAGAAGCCCCTTTCAGAAAGCCGCGCGTCGAAGTCGATTTGTAGTCCATGGGCCCGTTCCAGGGGCACAACCGCAAGGATTTTCTTGACCGCCTCCTGCCTTTGCTCCAGCGAAAGGGCGGCCGATCTGCTCTCGATCCGAACCACCGCCATCATCCGGCATCCTTGGGGCGCCCGGAGCGGCTGAAACCGGGGACGCATCAGCGCTTCCTCGTCTTGCAACTGCAGTGTTCCGGCCAGGTAGGCGATCCCCATTTGGGAGCAGTCCAAGAAGCGCAAGTCCTCCTCCCGCTCCCAGGCCCAGACCATAACCGGGGGGAAGCCATCCATCCGCTGATCGCCCTCCGAGCACCCATTGCCTAAGAAGATCGCCAAACAAGCAAGAGTGGAGAAGGCAAGGCTGCTCATCGAGTGCATCACCTTAAGAGTAACCAAACAAGGCCCGAGAGTTCCGGTATGGAACCTGGGCAGCGAACTTTCGTGTGAGAAGAGGATGTATAATCCCATGGAGCCGCACACGATGAGAACATTTGTTGCCACTTTGATAGCTCTGACCGGACTCGGCGTCGTCCAGGCCGGTGAGTTGCGGATCGCAGACGTCGAACGGATTGAGCCCGACAAGGTGGGTTTCACCGTGAGTTGGAAGAACGCCTGGCGCAACGCGCGCAACCGCGACGCCGCCTGGATTTTCTTTAAAGTCCGCCGCCAGGGCGCGGACGGCCCGCCGCGTCATGCCGCAATAGGCCCCGGCGGGGTCTGGCCTGCCTCAGATTCCGGTGAAGAGGCTTCGGCCGTTGAGCCCATGCTGGAGATCGCTTCCGACCGCAGCGGCCTCTTCGTCTCCTGCGCGCAGCAGTGCCGGGGCGATATCGAGTGGCGCCTGCAGGCTTCCCTTGAGCGGGCCGGACTGGAAGGCGAGTTGGAGGTGTGGGCCTTCGGACTGGAGATGGTCTACATCCCTGAGGGCGATTTCTGGGTGGGCGACACCGATCAGGTGGCGCGCCGGCATGGCTCTTTTTTCCTTTCCGGTGCAGAGGGACGTCCTGAAGGGCTGGTGCACATCACTTCCGAGGACGCGCTGGCCGTGGGCCCCGAGGCTGGAAAGCTCTACTACGAGGTCAATACGCGTCCTCGTTACGAAGGCGATCAGCAGGGCCCGATTCCGCAGGCCTTCCCGAAAGGCCATCAAGCCTTTTACGTGATGAAGTACGAGATCACCCAGGGGCAGTACGCCGCTTTTCTCAATACGTTGAGCGACGGCGCCACCGGTTTCCGCGCTCCCTTCGGCGGACGCGACTACTACCACTACCGGGGCTCTATTCTCCTTGAGGACGGGCGTTACAAGGCCGCCCATCCCCAGCGTCCCGCCAACTTCATCAGTTGGGACGACGGATGCGCGTTCGCCGACTGGGCGGCGCTGCGTCCCATGACCGAACTCGAGTTCACCAAGGCAGCTCAAGGTCCCGAGCGTCCCGCCGCCTCCACCTTTCCCTGGGGCACTGACAGCAAAGAGCGCCTGCTTCGGCGCATGCGTCCCGACAACAACCTGGAGCGGGGCGGGGAAGCCGCCGAGTCGAACCTCAGCGACCAGACCCGCGACGTCCTGGGCGCGTCCTATTACTGGGTGATGGATCTGGCGGGGAGCGTGTGGGAGCGGGTGGTGAGCGTGGGGCATCCAGCCGGACGCGCCTTTGAGGGCAGCCACGGAGATGGACGCACCAGCTACTACGGCTCGGCCACCAATGAGGACTGGCCGCGCGGAGACGACGACGGAGGCGGCTACGGCTACCGCGGCGGCGGCTTCTACGACCATTCCCAGGAGGAGGGCCTTTTCAATCCCTACAGCCCTACCGCCTTCCGCCGCTTCGGTGCCTGGGGCTCGGCTCCCCGCTACAAAGCCTACGGTTTCCGCGCCGTCCGCACCGCCGATTGACGTCAGGTGTATGCCGGTGGGCCTCAGCTCTTCCAGGCCCGCTTGCGCAGCGAGTCGAGGACCACGGCGCCCAGCACCACGAATCCCAGCACCACCTTCTGGGTGTAGCTCTCCACGTTGGTGAGGTTCATGCCGTTGTTGATGACGGCGATGATCAAGGCGCCGATGAGGGTGCCGAAGATCTTGCCGCGTCCTCCCGAAAGGCTGGCCCCGCCCACCACCACGGCGGCGATGACATAGAGTTCATAGGTGAGTCCGTAGGTGGGCGATCCGCTCTTGAGCTGCGAGGCCAGGACGATTCCTCCCAGTCCGGCCATGGCGCCCGAAACGGCGAAGACGAAGAGGCGGATGCGCTGCACCCTGACGCCGGAAAGACGGGCTGCCTCGGCGTTGCCTCCCACGGCGTAGATATAGCGTCCCAGGGGAGTATGGGACATGAGCAGGTGGGCCAGCAGGTAGAGGACCACCATCACGATGACGGCCATGGGGATGGAGAAGACCTGCCCGCGTCCCAGGGCCGTGTAGGAATCGGGAACCTGGTAGATGGGCAATCCTCCCGAGATGATAAAGGCCAGTCCCGAAGCCACCTGCATCATGGCCAGAGTGGCGATGAAGGAAGGGATGCGCACGGCGGTCACCATCACGCCTGAGAAGAGCCCCACTGCGGCGGAGAGCACAATCCCTCCCAGCGAGGCCAGCACCATCTCCGTCCCCGAAGCCTCGGCCGCCCCCGCCCAGCGGATGAGCCAGGTGGCGGCCACGGCCGACAGTGCGATGAGGCTTCCCACCGAGAGGTCGATCCCTCCCGTGATGATGACCATGGTCATGCCGATGGCGATGACGGCGATGACCACGATCTGATTGGCCACGTTGAGCAGGTTCTCGGTGAGCAGGAAGGTGGGCCAGTGGGAGGCCGGAGGCAGTTGCACCCGAGCCGAGGAAACCTGGGGCTGCGTTTCCAGCAGGCTTTCGGCCAGCAGGCGGTAGTCGGCGGTGGTGGCCAGGATGTCGATGGCGGTTCCCCCGGCCGTCACTTCCTGCATCTGAGAACGCACCGAGGGCGGGTCGCCTTGCAGCGTGGCGGCGACGGTGAGTCCAGCCGATTGCAGCCGCTCTTGAAGGCGGCGCGCGAAACGCCTGCCGTCAGGGTTGCCCTTGGAGAGGATGGCGATTGAAGCGCCCTCCGGGGTCTGCCCCTCCAGGACATCGGCCAAGGCCTCGGCGGCCTCCGCGCCGCGGGGCGGCTGCTCCTGCAAAGTGGCCCAGGAGAAATAGGCGCACAAGAGGATGAGGACGGCCAGCATTCCGTAATCGCTGGCGAAGGACTTGAGAGTCATGATGGCTTCTCTCTGATCGTTCTCAAGACACCGCCATGGCCAGCAGGTCTTCCTGGGTGGCGTTGGCGACGTCGCTGACTTCTCCTTTGAGGCGGCCCTCGTGCATGACCAGGATGCGGTCGCACATTCCCAAGACCTCGGGGAATTCCGAGGAGATGAAGAGCACGCCCTTGCCCTGCGAGGCCAGCTCGTTGACCAGGACGTAGATGTCGTACTTGGCGCCTACGTCGATGCCGCGGGTGGGCTCGTCGAAGAGCACCACCTCGGAATGAGTCTCCAACCAGCGCGCCAGCAGCACCTTCTGCTGGTTGCCCCCCGACAGGTTCTTGATGGGCGCCTGAACACCAGGCATGCGGATGCGGAAGCGTTCTACGTAACGTTGCAGGGCCCTGCGTATGGAACCGTCGCGCACCCATCCCAAAGAGGCGAACTTGGCCAAGGAGGCGATGGCGAAATTGGCCTGGACGGCGTGTTCCAGGAAGAGCCCCTGCGACTTGCGGTCTTCGTTGAGCAGACAGATGCCGTTTTCGATGGCCTGCACCGGGGAGCGCAGCGGCAGCGGCTTGCCGCGCAGAAGGATCTGGCCGGAGTCGGCGGGATCGGCCCCGAAGATGAGGCGGGCCAGGTCGGTGCGTCCTGCCCCCACCAGTCCGCTCAGGCCCAGGATCTCGCCCGGATAGAGGGAGAAACTGACGTCTTTGACCCGCTTGCCGGCCGAGAGTCCCCGTACTTCCAGCAGCGGCGTCCGCTTGGCTTCGTCTGGGCCGCTGGCGTCCGGGTCCTCTGCATCGCCTTCTTTGTCACGGCGCGGGAACTCGGCTTCCACCTTGCGTCCCACCATCAGTTCGATCAGCTCGGGACGGGTGATTTGGCTGGTGGAGCGGACGCCCACCAACTCGCCGTCGCGCAGCACCGTGACTGCGTCCGCGATGCGGAAGATTTCCTCCAGGCGGTGAGAAATGTAGACGATGCCCAGTCCCTCGTCGCGCAAGTCCCGAATGACTTCCAGCAGCCGGTCCACCTCGCGGGGGGAGAGGGCGGCCGTGGGCTCGTCCATGAAGATGACCTTGGCCTCGAGCAAGAGCGCCTTGGCGATTTCGACGGCCTGCTGTTGGGCCACCGAAAGCCGGCCTACGCGGGCCTCGGGATCGATGTCGGCCTCCAGGCGCTGCAGCACCTGCAGGGCTTTGCCGTGTTCGGCCGCGCGGTCGATCCAGAAGCGGGCCTGTTCTTGCCCCAGGAAGAGATTCTCGCGCACGCTCAGTTCGGGAACCAGGTTGAATTCCTGATAGATGACGGCGATGCCGGCCTGGATGGCTTTCAAGGGGGAATCGAAACGCGTCCGCCGGCCCAGGTAGCGGACGATTCCGGAGTCGGGCTGATGAATGCCCACTAGGCACTTGACCAGGGTGCTCTTGCCGGCCCCGTTCTCACCCATCAGAGCCACTACTTCGCCGGCGTGCACGGTGAGTCCGGCGCCCTTGAGGGCCTGTACCCCGGGAAAGGCCTTGTCGATGTCCTCCATCAGCAGCAGCGGACGGATGGAGCGCTCGAAGTAGTCTTCGCCGTGCTGCTGCGAATTCTTGCCGCCCGCTTGCACCAGGTCGGAGTAGGCGCCTTCGCTCATCGCTGGAAGCCTCCTGAGGGGGTGGGCGGGTAGGCGTCGCCGGTGCGGTAGAGCCGGGTGGGCACCAGCACCTTCTCGGGCACCTCGACCCCGACGAAGTAGGCGGCCACGGCTTCCACGGCGCGGCGTCCGATCTCGTGGGGAAACTGGACCGGATCGGCGTAGATCTTGCCGTCCTCGATGGCCTGGCGGCCTTCCGGCAGCCCGTCGAAGCCCACGATCTTGACCTGCTCCTGTTTGCCGGCCTTCTCCACCGCCGCCACCGCACCCAGCGCGGTGACGTCGTTGATGGCGAAAAAGGCGTCCAGGTCTGGATGGCTCTGCAGCACATCCTCGGCCACCTTGAAGGCCTTGTCTTTGACTCCCGAGGTGGGCAATTGGGCCACGATCTGAATGTCGGCCTGACCCTGGCGGCGGGCCTCCTCGACGACCTCCAGGAATCCCTTGGTGCGCAGGATGACCGACTCCACCTCGGGATGGTCGAGGATGGCGACTTTGCCTGATCCTCCCAGAGCCTCGATGAGGGCCTGGGCTGCCAGGCGTCCGCCTCCGTAGTTGTCGCTGGCGATGTGGCTGACCACCTCGGCGTCGGGCGCCAGGCAGGCGATATCCACCGTGAAGACGGGGATTCCGGCACGGTTGGCGTTGTTGATGGCCGTCGCCACCGAGCGCGAGTCGCAAGGGGCCAGCACAATAGCGTCCACCCGCTTGACGATGAAGTCGGCTACCTGGTTGTACTGCTTGAGGGTGTCGAATTCGCCGGCCGTGACCAGCACTTCGAATCCCTGGCGGCGGGCCTCGCTGCGCATCCCCTCGGCCAAGTCGCGGAAGAAGGGATTGGAGAGGGTCAGCAGCGAGACTCCCAGGGTGGCGCGCGGCCTGGACGGGGAAACGCCCTCAGCGCGGGCCTGCTGCTGCCTCCAAACGCTCTTCAAGGGCCAGACGCGCAGTTCTTCGATCACCCCGCCCGGGCCGAAGACTTCGATGGCGGCGCTCTGCGGGGAAGGGAAGATGCGGTCGGAAATCACCCGCACGCCCTCGCCTGCGAACACCTCCACCGAGGACTGGTCGAGAAAGATATGGAGGGTGAGGCTGCCGTCCCCATCAGGTTGGAGAGGGGCGGCGTGACGGGCGGCGAATCGCTCATGAAAATCGGTGGCGCCGGACCGGCTGCGGTCGACGAAAACCTCTCCAGCGGCGGGAGCATAGCCCACCAAAGTGCCTTCCTGCCCGCCCTTGCGCAGGCTCAATCCGAGCGGTTCGCCGTCGGCGCCGGGGCGCAGCCGCAGCATGATTTCAAGAGAGGCGCCCGAGATGCCCTGCGAGGCGAGTCGCTGATTGACCTCTGCCCGAGAAACGGCTTGGCCCCTTTCGCCCCAGGCCAGGTTTTGCAGGCGCTTTTCCGGGCCTCGCAGCTCTTGCAACTCCTGCACCGGACGTTGCGCCAGCATCAGGTCGTCCCCCACCCGGCGCAAGGAAAGCCGGCGCGGAATCGACATCATGCCCCGCCACGGATGGGTGGGGATGTCGCGGGCGTAGTCCCAGTTGTTCATCCAGGCCAGCCAGATGCGCCGTCCGCCGGGGACGTTGGAAAAGGACTGGGAGGCGTAGAAGTCGGCGCCGTAGTCCACCCAGCGCACGCGCTGGGGCGGATCGTCGCTGGTGAAGTTGGTGCCGTCGAAGGTGCCCACGAAATACTCGGCTCCGCTTCCGCCGGCGATGGCCGCCGAGCCCATGTCGGTGGCCAGCACCCAGCGGGTTTCGCCTTCCTCTCCGTTTTCCACCGGCAGTTCGAAGAGGTCGGGGCACTCCCAGTTGTGCTTGTCGGGCGCGCCCGCCGGACCGAACTCGCTGAGCAGGTCCCACTGCTTCAGGTCAGGCGACCCATAGAACTGGATACGCTTTTCATTGGCCAGCGAGACGGCCATGATCCAGCGTCCGCCGCCCTCGTGCCAAAAGACCTTGGGGTCGCGGAAATCGGACTCGCCGATGTCCAGCACCGGGTTTTCCTGGTAGAGCGTCCAGGTGCGTCCCCGGTCGGTGCTGTAAGCCAACTCCTGACGCTGCAGCAGCGGATCGCGGCTGTGCAGGTGGGCCGTGTAGACGGCCACCAGGGGCGGATTCTCCCGGCTGCCCAAGCCGCTGCTGTTTCGTTGGTCGACGACCGCGCTGCCGGAGAAGTACATCTTCTCGGGCGTGTCGCGCAGCGCTACCGGCAGGTGAGTCCAGTGGAGGAGATCGGACGATACGGCGTGTCCCCAACTCATATGCCCCCATAGGTCGCCCTCGGGATTGTACTGGTAGAAGAGGTGGTACTCGCCCTGGTGAAAGACCAGTCCGTTGGGGTCGTTCATCCAGTTGCGGGCAGGGGTGAAGTGATAGAGAGGACGGTAGGTCTCCTGATAGAGGCCCTGGCGTCCGGCGTCCGGCTCAACGGACGAAGGCGACGGCGAGCAACACGTCCAGCAGAGCAGGAAAAAGACCAACATAGCAAGGGGTCTGCGCATCGTCGCTAGGGCCACCAGGTGGCCAACAGGTTCACACACGTGTCAAGTTTCAGTGACCGCGGTCAAGGCCCAATTGCTCTCGGCGGTATGAGGCTGCTCGCTAGGGCCACTAGGTGGCCAACAAGTTCACACACGAATCAAGTTTCAGTGACCGCGCTGAAGGCCTAATGGCTCTCGGCGGTATCAGGCTGCTCGCTAGATCGTAGCAGATGGACGCCGGGGTGAAAATCGAATCCACGGCCGGTAGCGGGTCGATTGTAATAGACTGGTAGACATGAGCTTACAAGGACCATTGCGGCGCCTGATCTTTAGAGCATCGGGGACACGCTGGCCACCAGCGAGGACTGGGCTCCGCTGGAAATGTCGGTTCAACCGGTGGATGTGGCCCTGGTTCCGGCCTGGTACATGACCTCGCCCAGCTTTATCGAGGTCATCCGGCAGCAGATTCGTCCCATGCACTTGGCTGCCATGCACCTGCCCGACAAGAAGGCGCCCGAGGCTTACTTCGGACGTCATAAGACGCCAGCGCGGCAGGTGGCCGCGCTCAAGCGCCTCTTCCCTAACCGCCCGGGTCTTCACAAAGCCCGGCCAAAGGCACCGCTACTGAAGCCCCACCCTCTTGGGAGTTGGTCTTTGGAAGTTGGTGATTGCGCAGCAACTACCGCAAGCTCGCTGTCCCGGCCGCGTGGATGGCGCCCTGGGCGTCCTGCAGGAAGGCCACTACCTGCAAGTTGTCGCGCTTCCATTCGGGCTTCAAGCGAACGGTGGCCCGGTAGTCGAAGGGATCTTCGGCATCCTGGGGCAGGCGGACGGCCGATCCCAACTGGCGCACTACGGCGTCATGGGCCAGGCGGCGTCCCCGGTTTTCGCCCGCCGTGACCTGCATGCCGAGCCCGTATTCGGTCACGGCCAGCATCAGTTCCAGGGGAGCCCGGTACTTGTCCGGCAGCTTATCGAGCCGCAGGGCCAGACGGATCCGGTTCTCGCCGGGTTGATCGAGCACCTCGACCTCCATCAGCGGACGCGATTGGCTGGCCGCAGCCTTGATCTCGCGCAGCGCTTTGCCGCGGTTGCTGCCCACGAACTCGCGGCGTCCGTCCACCACCATCTGGGGCGTGTAGACGCTGCGCAGGCGCATGAGTTCACCGTAGGTGCGCTGGCGCTTGCTGTACTGGGCGTCGGAGTAAGGATCTTTCCAACCCAGCCTGTTCCAGTAGTCGACGTGCAGGCTGAGGGGAATGATCCTGACTCCCTCGATGGGCTGCTCCGCCAATTCGGAGAGGAGGCGGTCGGCGGGCGGGCAACTGGAACAACCCTCTGAGGTGAACAACTCCACCACCACCGGCACCGGCTGGCCCCTGTCGGCGGCAAACCCTTCGGCGGCCGCCTCCACCGAGGCCGCCCCCAGTCCTTGTCCGGACCACAAGCTCACCTGCTGGGCCAGCACCCAAGCCAGCCCCGCCATTGCCGTCAATCCCAAAAATATTCTTTTACTCGTTCGGTTCATAGTCTTGGTCCTCGGCATCTTCGATGCTCATAGGCCTTGACCGTTTCCGGCGCGGTCAGCTTTCCGACACTGCGGGCTATTCCTTTACCCATCTGTCCATCCACTTGAGGACTTCTTCGTGCCATTGGATGGAGTTGGCGGGACTCAGCACCCAGTGGTTCTCGTCGGGAAAGAAAAGCAGCTTGCTGGGGATTTCCTTGCGCTGCAGGGCCGTGAAGGTTGCCAGTCCCTGTCCCAGGGGGACGCGATAGTCGAGGGCGCCGTGGACCACCAGCATGGGCGTCTGCCACTTGTCCACATGATTGGCGGGATTGTGCTTTTCGTGCTGCCCGGCTGCCTTCCAGTAGGGCCCGCCGTGCTCCCACTCGGGAAACCACAGCTCTTCGGTGACGTAATACATCATGCGCATGTCGAAGAGTCCGTCGTGGTTGACCAGGCACGTGAAGCGGTCGGACCAATTGCCGGCGATCCAGTTGATCATGTATCCGCCGTAAGAAGCTCCCAGGGCGCATACCCTCTCTCCGTCCAGCCAGGGATAGCGCGCCAGAGCCGCCTCCAGTCCTTTCTGCAGGTCGACCAGCGGCTTGCCGCCCCAGTCGCCGGTAATGGAGTCGGTGAAGTCCTGCCCGTAGCCCACGGAGCCATGGAAGTCCACCATCACCGCCGCGTAACCCGCCCCGGCATAGGCCTGAGGATTCCAGCGGTAGTGGAAATGGTTGCCGAAAGATCCTTGCGGTCCCCCGTGAATCAAGAAGGCCACGGGATACTTCCGGCCGGCCACCAGGTCTGCGGGACCCACCACATAGGCGTGCACGTCTTCGTCATTCCAGCCCTTGAAGGTGAACTGCTCGAACTCTCCCATGGCCACCGATGCCAGGCGGGCGTCGTTGAACTCGGTCATCTTCTCGGCGTAAGCGGCGCCGGGACGGAGCTTGTAGAGTTCGGCCGGCGCCCTGAGGTTGTCGTGCAGGTAGGCGATCTGTCCTCGAACCGCCATCGGCGAGGCGTTGTAACCCTGCTCCACCAGGGTCTGAACCTCACCCGTGGCGGTGTTGATGCCGAATATGGAACTCTGGCCCAGATTGGCCGCCGAGGCATAGATTTCGCTTCCGTCGCCGTTGAAGACGAAGGAGCCGGGAGAGCGGTCCCACTCTTCGGTCAGCAGATTGGTCTCGCCTTCAGGCCAGGGCCGCAGGGCGATGCGGAAGCGGTCGGCCTCGAATCCGGCCCGCTGCATGGCCAGGTAAGCCAGCGTATTTCCATCGGGAGAGAAGACCGGCTGTGTGTCCCAGGCCGGATTGTCGGTCAGTTTGCGGGCCGGGTAAAAGCCGTCGGCGGCGGCATGATAAAGATCGAAATTGGTCGACCAGGGCTCTTTCGCTCCCTGGACGCGGGCCGTGAAGACCACCCCGTCGCCGCTGGGAGTGAAGGTGTACTCCTCGGGTCCGCCGAAAGGTTTGGACGGGCAATCCGCCTCCATGCCCTTCATGACGTCGGTCAGTGGGCCGCCTTGCAGTGGCATGACAAAAACGTGAGAGCGGCGTCCGTCTTTCCAGGTGTCCCAGTGGCGCACGAAGAGCTGATCGTAAACGACCCCGCTGCGGCTGCTCTTCTCCCGCTGCTGCAAACGGTCCACCGTGCATTTCAGGTTCTCGCAGTCGGGAAAGACTTCCATGGAGAGGGCCGCCTTGTCGCCCTGGCGGGAGAGGACGAAGCTGGTGACGTCCAAAGGCAAGTGGCTGACTTGCTCGGCCTCACCTCCGTCGATGCGGATTTTCCAGATCTGCGACGACCCCGAGCGGGTGGACAGAAAATAGACGGTCCGCTCGTCGGCCCATACCGGGTTGAAGTCGGAAGCCTGGTGAGAGGTGAGCCGCTGCGGAGCCGGATCCTCGAAGGGCGTCAGCCACAGGTCGGTGCGTCCGCGGTCGGCTTCCAGGTCGGTGCTGCGCAGCACGAAAACAATGTGCCGTCCGTCGGGCGAGGCCGCGGGGGAAGAAACCCGCTCCATGGCCAACATGTCGTGCACCGAGAAAGGATGCTCCTCCTGGGCGGCCATACTGCCCGCGAGGGCGAGCGCCGGCAGCATCAAGAGCAAAGCAAGGCGAAGGGGATGGAAAAATCGGGGGAAGGGCGACATCTTCGTCATCGTTATTTTCCTCATAGGCTGCCTGCGCCCGCCAATGGACTGAAAAACAACGGCGGACGCAGGCTTTCATGATAACGAATCGGAAGGTGTTCACCCAAGCGTCGGGAGATCCCTCAGCCGCCCATGCCTCCGTCGTCATCGGCCGATGGACCGTAAATGGAGGGGACGGTGCCGCCGGCCAGACGCAGGTAGACGGAAAGCTGCCCGCGATGGTGAATGAGGTGGTTGAGCAGGATGCCGCGAATAACGGCCACGCGCGGCATTTCCATAACCGTGTTTCCGCCCACCTGCATGGTCCAGGTGCCCATCGCCTTCTCGTCGCTGACAGTGTTGAGCTTCTCCACCGCCTGCTCCACCAGTCCGTCCCAGTTGCGCAGCAGTTCTTCCTTGCCGGAAGCCACCGAGGGCTTGTAGTCCTCGGGCATCACGAAAGTGTCTTTGTCAGTGATCTCGCTGAGCCACTCCGGGATTTCCTGGATGTGGGAGGCCAAACGGCCCATCGACATGGA comes from Acidobacteriota bacterium and encodes:
- a CDS encoding sugar ABC transporter ATP-binding protein; this translates as MSEGAYSDLVQAGGKNSQQHGEDYFERSIRPLLLMEDIDKAFPGVQALKGAGLTVHAGEVVALMGENGAGKSTLVKCLVGIHQPDSGIVRYLGRRTRFDSPLKAIQAGIAVIYQEFNLVPELSVRENLFLGQEQARFWIDRAAEHGKALQVLQRLEADIDPEARVGRLSVAQQQAVEIAKALLLEAKVIFMDEPTAALSPREVDRLLEVIRDLRDEGLGIVYISHRLEEIFRIADAVTVLRDGELVGVRSTSQITRPELIELMVGRKVEAEFPRRDKEGDAEDPDASGPDEAKRTPLLEVRGLSAGKRVKDVSFSLYPGEILGLSGLVGAGRTDLARLIFGADPADSGQILLRGKPLPLRSPVQAIENGICLLNEDRKSQGLFLEHAVQANFAIASLAKFASLGWVRDGSIRRALQRYVERFRIRMPGVQAPIKNLSGGNQQKVLLARWLETHSEVVLFDEPTRGIDVGAKYDIYVLVNELASQGKGVLFISSEFPEVLGMCDRILVMHEGRLKGEVSDVANATQEDLLAMAVS
- a CDS encoding DUF3142 domain-containing protein, encoding MDGFPPVMVWAWEREEDLRFLDCSQMGIAYLAGTLQLQDEEALMRPRFQPLRAPQGCRMMAVVRIESRSAALSLEQRQEAVKKILAVVPLERAHGLQIDFDARLSERGFYRALLQDLRREIPAQWPLSMTALASWCLYDGWLGGLPVDEAVPMLFHMGADGPRVRSFLDSGRDFRPPSARGSYGLYSRDTAPRLRPGRRLYLFHPEAWGKASLNTFLARVRP
- a CDS encoding ABC transporter permease, which translates into the protein MTLKSFASDYGMLAVLILLCAYFSWATLQEQPPRGAEAAEALADVLEGQTPEGASIAILSKGNPDGRRFARRLQERLQSAGLTVAATLQGDPPSVRSQMQEVTAGGTAIDILATTADYRLLAESLLETQPQVSSARVQLPPASHWPTFLLTENLLNVANQIVVIAVIAIGMTMVIITGGIDLSVGSLIALSAVAATWLIRWAGAAEASGTEMVLASLGGIVLSAAVGLFSGVMVTAVRIPSFIATLAMMQVASGLAFIISGGLPIYQVPDSYTALGRGQVFSIPMAVIVMVVLYLLAHLLMSHTPLGRYIYAVGGNAEAARLSGVRVQRIRLFVFAVSGAMAGLGGIVLASQLKSGSPTYGLTYELYVIAAVVVGGASLSGGRGKIFGTLIGALIIAVINNGMNLTNVESYTQKVVLGFVVLGAVVLDSLRKRAWKS
- a CDS encoding SUMF1/EgtB/PvdO family nonheme iron enzyme; this translates as MRTFVATLIALTGLGVVQAGELRIADVERIEPDKVGFTVSWKNAWRNARNRDAAWIFFKVRRQGADGPPRHAAIGPGGVWPASDSGEEASAVEPMLEIASDRSGLFVSCAQQCRGDIEWRLQASLERAGLEGELEVWAFGLEMVYIPEGDFWVGDTDQVARRHGSFFLSGAEGRPEGLVHITSEDALAVGPEAGKLYYEVNTRPRYEGDQQGPIPQAFPKGHQAFYVMKYEITQGQYAAFLNTLSDGATGFRAPFGGRDYYHYRGSILLEDGRYKAAHPQRPANFISWDDGCAFADWAALRPMTELEFTKAAQGPERPAASTFPWGTDSKERLLRRMRPDNNLERGGEAAESNLSDQTRDVLGASYYWVMDLAGSVWERVVSVGHPAGRAFEGSHGDGRTSYYGSATNEDWPRGDDDGGGYGYRGGGFYDHSQEEGLFNPYSPTAFRRFGAWGSAPRYKAYGFRAVRTAD